The Victivallaceae bacterium genome contains a region encoding:
- the accD gene encoding acetyl-CoA carboxylase, carboxyltransferase subunit beta — protein MRLFSNDKPKIKVQTTKTDGFSGWVKCTHCHEMIHANELAQNCNCCPKCDYHYRLSVKERIVSLADEGTWVPLFENLVSVDVLEFVDTESYKDRLSKSRKKSGTASEGVMVGKCKIAQISVALGVMDFSFMAGSMGSVVGEKLTLLIEEALNISVPLIIVCASGGARMQESVFSLMQMAKTSAALAKLHAAGVPYFSILTNPTSGGVTASFASLGDVIIAEPQALICFAGPRVVTQVVGEELPPGAQKSEFLLERGMIDKIVRRKELKSTLGTLLGYLRPRVRDISPGNDLLSDKLKEFFLLTDEKE, from the coding sequence GTGAGATTGTTTTCAAACGATAAGCCTAAAATTAAAGTACAAACTACAAAGACCGACGGTTTCAGCGGGTGGGTAAAGTGTACTCATTGTCATGAAATGATTCATGCGAATGAGCTGGCTCAAAACTGTAATTGTTGTCCCAAATGCGATTATCACTATCGACTTTCGGTTAAGGAGCGGATTGTTTCTCTGGCTGATGAAGGAACTTGGGTTCCTTTATTCGAAAATCTGGTTTCCGTCGACGTTTTGGAATTCGTGGATACGGAATCATACAAAGACAGGTTATCGAAATCCCGGAAGAAGTCAGGGACTGCCAGTGAAGGTGTTATGGTCGGAAAGTGTAAAATAGCACAAATTTCCGTAGCTCTGGGTGTCATGGATTTCAGTTTTATGGCGGGATCTATGGGATCGGTTGTGGGAGAGAAGTTAACGCTTTTGATTGAAGAGGCCTTGAATATCTCCGTTCCTTTGATTATCGTATGCGCCTCCGGGGGGGCGCGTATGCAGGAATCCGTCTTTTCCCTTATGCAAATGGCTAAAACTTCAGCAGCTTTGGCTAAATTGCATGCAGCAGGAGTGCCTTATTTTTCCATTCTTACTAATCCCACTTCCGGAGGAGTGACTGCTTCATTCGCTTCTCTTGGTGACGTTATCATAGCAGAGCCTCAGGCTTTGATCTGTTTTGCCGGGCCACGCGTCGTAACGCAAGTTGTCGGAGAAGAGTTGCCCCCCGGAGCTCAGAAATCGGAATTTCTGTTGGAAAGAGGTATGATAGATAAAATCGTTAGACGCAAAGAGTTGAAGAGTACTCTAGGGACTTTACTTGGTTATCTGCGACCTCGTGTTCGTGATATTTCTCCGGGAAATGATCTTTTATCGGATAAGCTTAAAGAGTTTTTTTTATTGACAGATGAAAAAGAATAA
- a CDS encoding superoxide dismutase, giving the protein METLQYTLPELPYGFAELEPVISEEILRLHYLKHHAGYVNNLNTALKQLERNYSGGDLNQIIALQKTIRFNGGGHINHSLFWEMLTPESKGGGELPKGPLLKALEEKWGSFENFLTKFIEFAVPHQGSGWAWLGYDPVNKTLCMRSTDNQDPLEPTTGVYPVFGIDLWEHAYYLQYKNLRIDYLKAIPKIINWHFSEQKFQEIILERK; this is encoded by the coding sequence ATGGAAACATTACAGTATACTTTACCCGAATTACCTTACGGCTTTGCCGAATTGGAACCCGTTATCAGTGAAGAAATTCTCAGGCTTCACTATTTGAAGCACCATGCCGGTTACGTGAATAACCTTAATACCGCTTTGAAACAACTGGAGAGAAATTATTCCGGCGGCGATTTGAATCAAATCATCGCTCTTCAAAAAACGATTCGTTTCAACGGGGGGGGGCATATCAATCATTCTTTATTTTGGGAGATGTTAACCCCTGAAAGCAAAGGAGGAGGAGAGCTTCCGAAAGGCCCGCTTTTGAAGGCTCTTGAAGAAAAATGGGGTAGTTTTGAGAATTTCTTAACGAAATTTATTGAATTTGCTGTTCCTCATCAAGGTTCCGGATGGGCATGGCTTGGGTATGATCCGGTAAATAAAACACTGTGCATGCGTAGTACCGATAATCAGGATCCTTTGGAACCTACTACAGGTGTTTATCCCGTTTTCGGAATCGATCTATGGGAGCATGCTTATTATTTACAGTATAAAAATCTTCGAATTGATTATTTAAAAGCCATTCCGAAAATAATTAATTGGCATTTTTCGGAACAAAAGTTTCAGGAAATAATTTTGGAACGGAAATAA
- a CDS encoding phospho-sugar mutase → MDIDEINDILADNFDMLTADNIKSWLFGNFPDQVKQEILSRLKKDPASLTDAFYRNLTFGTGGMRGIVGIGTNRINVFNIRKATQVLVNSLITRQIPGNSLRHKVIVGYDTRAQSQAFAWETAAVLSSSGIEVLLFDKPRPVAMVSFGVIREHCSLGIMITASHNPPEYNGYKVYMETGGQVISPFDKKIIEEFNCVKFVDVPKNNPSLIRNLGEDMDKAYLETVDKLRLYGDDDLALGNSLSVIYSSLHGTGMDIVPRLLKDWGFSGLEIVKEQAPDQGLFHTIGSPNPEEKEALSMGIEVLKKNQGDLFLATDPDADRLGVVILDKGEVVIFNGNQIACLLAHHILGALAKNIRLNDNYKLVKTIVTTELLKNIAQKYGADVVDVPTGFKYVGEKMALWEGTETVYVFGAEESYGYLYGTYAKDKDAAAAAALIAEAALQAKNRKKTLLDVLYEIYNEHGFYACKTVSKTFEGKAGDKKIKDLMTVFRQYGEDKKNIGGKKVLLFEDYSTGKFTYAVNVLRFFTEDGCRVVCRPSGTEPKMKFYFELCRKYDKNIADSALSRERMIQVEAELDDFIKQTFSTWNFN, encoded by the coding sequence ATGGATATTGATGAGATCAACGACATATTAGCCGATAATTTCGATATGTTAACGGCCGATAATATTAAAAGTTGGTTATTCGGTAATTTTCCGGATCAAGTCAAACAAGAAATTTTGTCTCGATTGAAAAAAGATCCCGCGTCTTTAACGGACGCTTTTTATCGAAATTTAACATTCGGTACCGGTGGGATGCGAGGCATTGTCGGTATAGGGACTAACCGCATCAATGTTTTTAATATTCGCAAAGCGACACAGGTTCTTGTTAATAGTCTTATAACCAGACAGATTCCGGGAAATAGTCTTCGTCATAAGGTAATCGTAGGATACGATACCCGAGCACAATCTCAAGCTTTTGCTTGGGAGACTGCCGCCGTATTGTCGTCTTCCGGAATAGAAGTGCTTTTATTTGATAAACCGCGTCCGGTTGCCATGGTGTCTTTCGGAGTGATTCGGGAACACTGTAGCCTCGGTATTATGATCACTGCTTCTCATAATCCGCCAGAATATAACGGTTATAAAGTTTATATGGAAACCGGCGGTCAGGTGATTTCGCCCTTCGATAAAAAAATTATTGAAGAATTCAATTGTGTGAAATTCGTAGACGTACCAAAAAACAATCCGAGCCTTATTCGTAATTTAGGCGAAGATATGGATAAAGCGTATCTTGAAACGGTCGATAAATTACGTTTATACGGCGACGACGATCTTGCGTTAGGAAACTCTTTAAGCGTGATTTATTCTTCTTTACACGGTACGGGAATGGATATTGTCCCGCGATTGTTGAAGGACTGGGGGTTCTCAGGACTGGAGATCGTTAAGGAGCAAGCTCCGGATCAAGGTTTGTTTCACACGATCGGCAGTCCTAACCCAGAAGAAAAGGAAGCGCTGTCAATGGGAATTGAGGTGTTGAAAAAAAATCAAGGAGATCTTTTTCTTGCAACGGATCCGGATGCCGATCGATTAGGTGTCGTCATTCTTGATAAAGGTGAAGTTGTTATTTTCAACGGTAATCAAATAGCTTGTCTTCTGGCTCATCATATTTTGGGAGCCTTAGCGAAAAACATTCGTCTTAATGACAATTATAAGCTGGTCAAAACGATTGTAACTACGGAGTTATTGAAAAATATAGCTCAAAAATACGGTGCCGATGTTGTCGACGTTCCTACGGGTTTTAAATACGTCGGAGAGAAAATGGCTCTTTGGGAGGGTACGGAGACGGTTTACGTTTTCGGAGCGGAAGAGTCTTACGGTTACTTATACGGAACATATGCTAAAGATAAGGATGCCGCAGCAGCAGCCGCTTTGATAGCAGAAGCCGCTTTGCAAGCTAAAAATCGAAAAAAAACTCTTCTGGACGTTCTCTACGAGATTTATAACGAACACGGATTTTATGCTTGTAAAACTGTTTCCAAAACTTTTGAGGGGAAAGCCGGAGATAAAAAAATTAAGGATCTCATGACCGTATTTCGTCAATACGGAGAAGATAAAAAGAATATAGGCGGTAAAAAAGTTTTACTTTTCGAAGATTATTCTACGGGTAAATTTACGTATGCAGTTAACGTACTCAGATTTTTTACCGAAGACGGTTGTCGGGTGGTGTGTCGTCCGTCCGGAACGGAGCCTAAAATGAAATTTTATTTTGAATTATGTCGAAAATACGATAAAAATATTGCCGATTCGGCATTAAGTCGAGAAAGAATGATTCAAGTCGAAGCCGAGCTCGATGATTTTATAAAACAAACTTTTTCTACTTGGAATTTTAATTAA
- a CDS encoding DUF5070 domain-containing protein encodes MRFVLAPGYQTEFNTRGSVFFTKLADSTSCRSLYSEISNFIKEKTDSRDDRSYRCLFRSLPSVERFIYRQGLADFASALLSRRPLWLVYDEFMPYPRSVEYVKKDHEDCILLLNLRHKENIGDGIFFCEKLPESVSSRQSPGNGFLLLSFSYVRMPQHCPMFNCS; translated from the coding sequence ATGCGTTTTGTTTTAGCTCCCGGTTATCAAACGGAATTCAATACGAGAGGGAGTGTTTTTTTTACTAAACTGGCCGACTCTACGAGTTGTCGCTCTTTGTATAGCGAGATAAGTAATTTTATTAAAGAAAAAACCGATTCTCGCGATGACCGTTCTTATCGGTGTTTGTTTCGTTCACTTCCTTCCGTGGAAAGATTCATTTATCGACAGGGATTGGCTGATTTTGCTTCTGCTTTATTGAGTCGACGTCCTTTGTGGTTGGTATATGATGAATTCATGCCTTATCCCAGAAGCGTCGAGTATGTTAAAAAGGATCACGAAGATTGCATACTTCTCCTGAACCTTAGGCATAAGGAAAATATCGGAGACGGTATCTTTTTTTGCGAAAAATTACCCGAATCCGTTTCTTCAAGGCAGAGTCCGGGTAACGGTTTTCTTCTGTTGTCTTTTTCTTACGTAAGAATGCCTCAGCATTGTCCGATGTTTAATTGCTCATAA
- the rnc gene encoding ribonuclease III gives MNNKISKTERHSDDSHFFERHPNVLLLQERIGLTFINPFLGFEALVHSSFQNESDVNVNNERLEFLGDTVFNLIVSEYLFLNFPDVSEGTLSRYRCRIISAESCASLSEQLKIGELLILGRGEKLNALRGRLTAYANLFEAVIGAVYLDQGLDIARQLLKDLLPTADKLVSDPSQPAKNELQERVQKRFGILPVYKIILTRITNESSYFEAVVKINDRIIGRGAGNSKKTAKKQAAEDALKHLTENHVD, from the coding sequence ATGAACAATAAAATTAGCAAGACCGAACGGCATTCCGACGATTCTCATTTTTTCGAACGACATCCCAATGTTCTCCTTTTACAAGAAAGGATCGGATTGACGTTTATAAATCCCTTCCTCGGTTTTGAAGCTTTAGTCCATTCTTCGTTTCAAAACGAGTCTGACGTAAACGTTAACAACGAAAGACTTGAATTCTTAGGAGACACCGTCTTCAATCTTATAGTAAGCGAGTATCTTTTTTTAAACTTTCCCGACGTTTCGGAAGGAACGTTATCCAGATACCGATGTCGGATTATATCTGCCGAGTCCTGTGCATCATTATCCGAACAATTAAAAATCGGCGAACTTTTAATTTTGGGACGCGGAGAAAAACTTAATGCTTTAAGAGGCCGTTTGACAGCCTATGCCAATTTATTTGAAGCTGTTATCGGAGCCGTTTATCTTGATCAAGGTTTAGATATCGCCAGGCAGTTATTAAAGGACCTTCTTCCTACGGCAGATAAACTTGTTTCAGATCCCTCTCAACCCGCTAAAAACGAGTTACAGGAACGCGTTCAAAAACGTTTCGGAATACTTCCCGTTTATAAGATCATCCTAACTCGAATTACGAATGAAAGCTCCTATTTCGAGGCAGTAGTTAAGATTAACGATCGAATTATCGGCAGAGGTGCAGGAAATTCTAAAAAAACGGCAAAAAAACAAGCGGCTGAAGATGCCTTAAAACATCTAACGGAGAATCATGTCGACTAA
- the radA gene encoding DNA repair protein RadA has product MSTKPKIIWVCSECGLSQPKWIGQCPQCLNWNSFGEEPMFTKHSHNILNPIEPIPLNDVSETETVRFSLGMPGLDRLTGGGIVKGALTLIGGDPGIGKSTLLLQISQKLANPRTKVLYICGEESILQTSLRAGRLGIRSSDILLFSETNFEIIRDKIVNCRPSVLIIDSIQIMYDPLICSSPGSVSQVKEITSQLLKIAKRNEITTFVIGHVTKSGDIAGPKVLEHLVDTVLYFEGDSHLNYRMIRSIKNRFGPTNELALFVMQELGLIEIVNPSAMFLKERNTEFPGSAIVPVAENSRTILVEIQALVSNSPYSNPSRKTSGFDQNRLALLLAVMEKRAKLYLHDKDVFLSIAGGLKIIEPSADLGALLSVASSLTGKIINPGFTISGEVGLGGEIRNVSGVEQRLKESILMGFSTAVLPQGQVANIPDKIKKEIEIIGVKNIKDALKFLSF; this is encoded by the coding sequence ATGTCGACTAAACCGAAAATCATCTGGGTTTGCTCGGAATGTGGGTTATCTCAACCCAAATGGATTGGGCAATGTCCGCAATGTTTGAACTGGAATTCTTTCGGAGAAGAACCGATGTTCACGAAACATTCCCACAACATTTTGAATCCGATTGAACCCATCCCTCTCAACGACGTATCGGAAACGGAAACCGTCCGTTTTTCTCTAGGGATGCCTGGTTTGGATCGTCTGACGGGAGGAGGAATCGTCAAAGGAGCTTTGACTTTAATCGGAGGTGATCCGGGTATCGGGAAATCGACTTTGCTGTTACAGATTTCTCAAAAGCTGGCAAATCCCCGAACGAAAGTCCTTTATATCTGCGGAGAAGAATCCATTCTTCAAACCTCTTTAAGAGCCGGTCGACTAGGAATTCGTTCTTCGGACATTCTTCTTTTTTCCGAAACCAATTTCGAAATCATAAGAGATAAAATCGTAAATTGCAGGCCTTCCGTATTAATCATAGATTCCATTCAAATCATGTATGATCCTCTAATCTGTTCCTCACCGGGTTCCGTTTCCCAAGTTAAGGAAATTACGAGTCAACTTTTAAAAATTGCCAAAAGAAATGAAATCACGACTTTTGTTATCGGACACGTAACGAAATCGGGGGATATTGCCGGTCCTAAGGTTTTGGAACATCTCGTTGATACAGTACTTTATTTTGAAGGCGATAGTCATTTAAATTATCGCATGATCCGTTCCATTAAAAACCGCTTCGGTCCAACAAACGAATTGGCATTATTCGTTATGCAGGAATTGGGTCTCATCGAAATCGTTAATCCTTCAGCTATGTTCCTAAAAGAACGCAATACGGAATTTCCGGGATCCGCCATCGTTCCCGTAGCTGAAAATTCTCGTACCATTCTCGTAGAAATACAAGCCTTGGTTTCCAATAGCCCTTACAGCAATCCTTCAAGAAAAACGTCAGGGTTCGATCAAAACAGGTTGGCTTTGTTATTAGCCGTGATGGAAAAAAGAGCCAAATTATATCTTCACGATAAAGACGTCTTTCTTTCGATCGCGGGCGGATTGAAAATCATCGAACCCTCTGCCGATTTGGGAGCACTTTTATCGGTAGCTTCTTCTTTAACGGGTAAAATCATCAACCCCGGATTCACGATCTCAGGAGAAGTCGGTTTAGGCGGTGAAATCCGCAATGTTTCGGGGGTCGAACAAAGACTGAAAGAAAGCATTCTTATGGGTTTTTCCACGGCCGTTCTACCTCAAGGTCAAGTGGCGAATATTCCGGACAAAATCAAAAAAGAGATTGAAATTATAGGAGTTAAAAATATCAAAGATGCCCTTAAATTTCTTTCATTCTGA
- a CDS encoding HDIG domain-containing protein, translating into MNSKALSFFCRLSAAIGFGICIFGFLQFKVFCFLDLETGGFSGRTIVSPVNGVFSWDASLDDSRNKDFGKVYVFSFPQSGLLTESISERLPENMSDIMSRVCDFLSSCRFVDAATHDYIRELAKKGLVPESIGFHVFRSSNLSEYEIYETGLDFLKNELMKDSRFDPEVIAKVIAEVRGQVYVQQDDRLSRFIIQESPYRKQAEIVKSGDVVVKKYQKIGLRERALFEFLRNESSGSVLWNLRPWPVTLFLSGAILCLGYFFLKFFFEEVFSDHRKFTVLIAICIVSLIGVKFIEVLFASGSLNLVRNIPYPIILPFSAILIGIFLGIPLSAFVCSCLVLIYTLGADIWNNTIFNSINILSVGFSFLMIRKIHRSNSIFKVCVKLWFPTLAATTVIRIFDCEWNIGIFVWDALFNFIFSFVTAIFVIGLVPLLDVFFGSSSKHALLLLLDPEQEYLKRLFTEALGTYQHSVLVGCMAEAAANAIQRDGLLCRVAGQYHDIGKLVNPSFFVENRSSGIAEDPECRNIVKDLEIILSHVSEGINLASKIHLPETVIKVIKEHHGTTMVHSLYYDYKNSKPKENERILDENFFRYKGKKPSTIESTIIMLADSFEAASRSLGTVTEKSLSELLDKIVAQKFSDGQFEYSPLTLAELKLCKQAMLKTLFGALHLRRKYPEALPEQNILLIGKDAQPKVLDH; encoded by the coding sequence TTGAATTCCAAAGCATTGAGTTTTTTTTGTCGTTTAAGTGCGGCCATCGGTTTTGGGATTTGCATTTTTGGTTTTTTGCAATTCAAGGTCTTTTGTTTCCTGGATCTTGAGACCGGAGGGTTTTCCGGGAGGACGATTGTATCTCCGGTAAATGGAGTTTTCTCATGGGATGCTTCCCTCGATGATTCTCGGAATAAGGATTTCGGGAAGGTCTATGTTTTTTCATTTCCGCAATCCGGGTTATTAACCGAAAGTATTTCGGAAAGACTGCCGGAGAACATGTCGGACATAATGTCTCGCGTGTGTGACTTTTTGTCTTCATGCAGATTCGTGGATGCCGCGACTCATGATTATATACGTGAATTAGCGAAAAAAGGCCTTGTGCCCGAGAGCATCGGTTTTCACGTTTTTCGTTCCTCCAACCTCTCGGAATACGAAATCTATGAAACCGGCCTCGATTTTCTCAAAAATGAATTGATGAAGGATTCCCGATTCGATCCGGAAGTTATTGCGAAAGTCATTGCCGAAGTTAGGGGACAGGTCTATGTGCAGCAGGATGATCGACTTAGTCGTTTCATTATTCAAGAATCTCCTTATCGAAAACAAGCCGAAATCGTCAAGAGTGGAGACGTTGTCGTTAAAAAATACCAAAAGATAGGTCTGAGGGAGCGAGCTTTATTCGAGTTTTTAAGGAATGAATCTTCGGGTAGTGTTTTGTGGAACTTACGTCCTTGGCCGGTAACGCTTTTTCTGTCCGGAGCGATACTATGCTTGGGATACTTTTTTCTTAAATTCTTTTTCGAAGAAGTGTTTTCGGATCACAGGAAATTTACCGTTCTTATTGCAATTTGTATCGTTTCTTTGATCGGAGTAAAGTTTATCGAGGTTCTTTTTGCTTCGGGAAGTCTGAACCTCGTAAGAAATATCCCTTATCCGATTATTTTACCTTTTTCCGCTATTTTAATCGGGATATTTTTGGGAATTCCTTTGTCCGCTTTCGTATGCAGTTGTCTTGTGTTGATTTATACTTTAGGAGCCGATATTTGGAATAATACAATATTCAATTCCATTAATATCTTATCCGTCGGTTTTTCGTTTTTAATGATTCGTAAAATCCACCGATCCAATTCGATTTTCAAGGTGTGCGTGAAGTTATGGTTTCCGACACTTGCCGCAACGACCGTTATTCGTATTTTTGATTGCGAATGGAATATAGGAATTTTTGTTTGGGATGCCTTATTTAATTTTATTTTTAGTTTTGTGACGGCTATTTTTGTTATAGGTTTGGTTCCTCTTTTAGATGTTTTTTTCGGGTCGTCTTCGAAACATGCATTGCTTCTCTTGCTCGATCCTGAACAAGAATATCTTAAAAGATTGTTTACGGAAGCTTTAGGAACCTACCAGCATTCGGTTTTAGTCGGTTGTATGGCGGAAGCCGCTGCTAATGCAATTCAAAGAGACGGTCTTTTATGTCGGGTAGCGGGCCAGTATCACGATATAGGTAAGCTCGTCAATCCTTCCTTTTTCGTTGAGAATCGCTCTTCCGGGATTGCTGAAGATCCCGAATGTCGGAATATCGTAAAGGATTTGGAAATTATCCTCTCTCATGTTTCCGAAGGCATAAATCTTGCTTCGAAAATTCATTTACCGGAAACGGTGATCAAAGTAATTAAAGAACACCACGGCACTACGATGGTTCATTCATTGTATTATGATTATAAGAACTCTAAGCCCAAGGAAAATGAACGGATTTTAGATGAAAATTTTTTTAGATATAAAGGTAAAAAGCCTTCAACCATCGAGTCGACGATCATTATGTTAGCGGACTCCTTTGAGGCGGCTTCTCGTTCTTTAGGTACGGTAACCGAAAAATCGTTATCGGAGCTCCTCGATAAAATAGTCGCTCAAAAATTTTCGGACGGTCAGTTCGAATATTCTCCCTTAACTTTGGCTGAGTTGAAATTGTGTAAGCAAGCGATGCTTAAAACTTTGTTCGGTGCGCTTCATCTTCGCCGAAAGTATCCTGAGGCGTTACCGGAACAAAACATATTATTGATCGGAAAAGATGCGCAACCTAAGGTCCTTGATCATTAG
- the dnaX gene encoding DNA polymerase III subunit gamma/tau, with protein MSFHLASYRKYRPGIFSEVLGQKAAVTLLKNAIVLGKTAHAYLFSGTRGVGKTTLARLFAKALNCESLSTCGEPCCSCISCKEIALGNSMNVIEIDGASHRGIDDIKQINETVFFTPGKSRFKVYIIDEVHMLTKEAFNALLKTLEEPPSHVKFFLATTEPHKIPLTVLSRCQKINLTRVPEPLITQKLKTILSDTTIEYELSAIERIAQSAQGSLRDAESFLDLVISYSPTKIDMSTVNETMGLPDDYIFEKINTSILQSDYRTLFDTTKFIFEKGYDITQFLNNLTLRYRDLLLTGSPTGYSEEQLLYIVEFLGEASFKLKQTVFEVVFLETVLLHLINYRKRPSFSQILELKNLPIRKDNYELEDRYKKTSALQTSRVSEPSMLPNKVEIKERIQHSDISDPNFAQTQESQPTHLEMVIFDNLLQFGAVELQGILTKK; from the coding sequence ATGTCTTTTCATTTAGCATCTTATAGAAAATATCGTCCCGGAATTTTTTCGGAAGTACTCGGTCAAAAGGCAGCCGTCACCTTATTGAAGAATGCGATCGTCTTGGGTAAGACGGCTCACGCCTATCTTTTCTCAGGAACGAGAGGTGTCGGAAAAACGACTCTGGCACGATTATTTGCCAAAGCTCTTAATTGCGAGTCTCTTTCTACATGCGGAGAACCCTGTTGCTCCTGCATCTCTTGTAAAGAAATTGCTTTAGGCAATAGTATGAACGTTATTGAAATCGACGGAGCTTCCCATCGAGGGATTGATGATATCAAACAAATCAATGAGACGGTTTTTTTTACTCCTGGGAAATCTCGTTTTAAAGTGTACATAATAGATGAAGTCCACATGCTCACGAAAGAAGCTTTCAACGCTCTTTTAAAAACTCTCGAAGAACCTCCTTCTCACGTAAAATTTTTTTTAGCCACAACGGAACCCCATAAGATCCCCTTAACCGTTTTAAGTCGTTGTCAAAAAATTAATTTAACAAGAGTTCCGGAACCGTTAATTACACAAAAACTCAAAACGATACTATCCGATACAACTATCGAATATGAGTTATCCGCAATCGAAAGAATCGCTCAATCCGCTCAAGGAAGTTTACGTGATGCGGAATCATTCCTGGATTTAGTGATTTCTTATAGCCCGACCAAAATCGATATGTCAACGGTTAATGAAACTATGGGTCTTCCGGATGACTATATCTTTGAAAAAATAAATACCTCCATCTTGCAGTCGGATTACCGAACTCTTTTCGATACGACGAAATTTATTTTTGAAAAAGGTTATGATATTACGCAATTCCTGAATAACCTGACGCTTCGCTATCGCGATCTTTTGCTCACCGGTTCCCCTACGGGTTATTCCGAAGAGCAGCTCCTCTATATCGTTGAATTTCTGGGTGAAGCTTCCTTCAAACTCAAGCAGACCGTTTTCGAAGTCGTTTTTCTGGAAACCGTTTTGCTTCACTTAATCAATTATAGGAAACGACCTTCGTTTTCACAAATTCTGGAATTGAAAAATCTTCCGATTCGAAAAGACAATTACGAACTTGAAGATCGGTATAAAAAAACTTCGGCACTTCAAACTTCTCGTGTCTCCGAACCATCGATGTTGCCGAATAAAGTCGAAATTAAGGAACGGATTCAACATTCCGATATATCCGATCCTAATTTCGCCCAAACTCAAGAATCTCAACCAACTCATCTCGAGATGGTTATTTTTGATAATCTTTTGCAATTCGGAGCCGTCGAATTACAAGGCATTTTAACCAAGAAATAA
- a CDS encoding YbaB/EbfC family nucleoid-associated protein, which translates to MGSGYSKKKKEARLMEQHFQSMEQDMLSQRYIGTSGNGLVTITLNGKLEIVLINIKPECIDPEDPECLQDLIISAHKNAVSLIEEEKKQNSRLLPFG; encoded by the coding sequence ATGGGCAGTGGATACTCTAAAAAGAAAAAAGAAGCTCGTTTAATGGAGCAACACTTTCAATCGATGGAGCAGGATATGCTCTCGCAAAGATACATCGGCACTTCCGGTAACGGGTTGGTCACCATCACGTTGAACGGAAAACTGGAGATTGTATTAATAAACATCAAACCGGAATGCATAGACCCGGAAGATCCGGAATGCCTCCAGGATTTGATAATATCTGCGCACAAAAACGCGGTGTCTCTTATCGAAGAGGAAAAAAAACAAAATTCACGATTACTACCGTTCGGATAG